One Amaranthus tricolor cultivar Red isolate AtriRed21 chromosome 1, ASM2621246v1, whole genome shotgun sequence DNA window includes the following coding sequences:
- the LOC130815448 gene encoding cytokinin dehydrogenase 1-like isoform X2: MVSCELCRQSAELVLKVVLLLLLNLADHNTNHCSYLPQATQDFTNVSAHDLVSSLKKLNLNGQFDFDNTRRVANDFGNRYHFLPMAVLSPKKVSDISSTVKHVFNKGYNSDLTVTARGHGHSLQGQSQSHGGIVISMESLDEPKMHVQTGERPYVDVSGGELWINILHETLKYGLTPKSWTDYLYLTVGGTLSNGGISGQAFRHGPQINNVHQLEVVTGKGEVVNCSKEENADLFHGVLGGLGQFGIITRARISLEPAPKMVKWIRVLYSDFNLFTMEQEKLISSDNSFDYIEGFVIINRTGLVNNWRSTFSPKDPLQASQFISEGKTLYCLEMAKYFNSEDANIINQKTEFLLSKLNYIPHTLFQSEASYGDFLNRVHLSEIKLRAKGLWDVPHPWLNLLVPKSKIHSFSEEVFGHILTDTSNGPILIYPVNQSRRETNVDIALSFSDGMTRHLW, encoded by the exons ATGGTGTCATGTGAGCTATGTAGACAAAGTGCAGAACTAGTGCTAAAAGTTGTCCTACTTCTCTTGCTCAACTTAGCTGATCATAACACCAACCACTGTTCTTACCTTCCTCAAGCCACTCAAGATTTCACAAACGTAAGTGCACATGATCTAGTATCATCACTTAAAAAGTTGAATCTAAATGGTCAATTTGATTTTGACAACACCCGTCGTGTAGCAAATGATTTTGGCAACAGATACCATTTCCTTCCAATGGCAGTTCTGTCCCCAAAAAAAGTATCAGACATCTCTTCTACTGTTAAACATGTCTTCAATAAGGGTTATAACTCAGACCTCACGGTTACAGCAAGAGGCCATGGTCACTCACTTCAAGGGCAATCACAAAGTCATGGTGGCATAGTCATCAGCATGGAATCATTAGATGAACCAAAAATGCATGTTCAAACAGGGGAGCGCCCCTATGTTGATGTTTCTGGAGGTGAATTGTGGATAAACATTCTGCATGAGACACTAAAATACGGATTAACACCTAAGTCATGGACCGACTACCTATATTTAACCGTCGGAGGGACCCTGTCAAACGGCGGGATTAGTGGACAGGCGTTCAGACATGGACCTCAAATAAATAATGTTCACCAGCTGGAAGTTGTCACTG GAAAGGGAGAAGTAGTGAACTGCTCAAAAGAAGAGAACGCTGATCTCTTTCATGGTGTTCTTGGGGGATTAGGACAGTTTGGCATCATTACCAGAGCAAGAATTTCTCTAGAGCCAGCTCCAAAAATG GTGAAATGGATTAGAGTGCTTTACTCAGATTTCAACTTATTCACCATGGAACAGGAAAAGCTAATATCATCAGATAATTCCTTTGATTATATTGAAGGTTTTGTCATAATAAACAGGACAGGTCTTGTTAACAACTGGAGATCTACTTTTAGCCCCAAAGACCCCCTTCAAGCTAGTCAGTTCATCTCTGAAGGAAAAACTCTATACTGCCTCGAAATGGCGAAGTACTTTAACTCTGAAGATGCGAACATTATAAATCAG AAAACAGAATTTTTGTTGTCCAAATTAAACTACATCCCTCACACACTTTTCCAGTCAGAAGCATCATACGGGGACTTCCTAAACAGAGTTCACCTATCAGAAATAAAGCTCCGAGCAAAAGGACTGTGGGATGTTCCTCATCCCTGGTTAAATCTTCTTGTTCCCAAGAGTAAGATACACAGTTTTTCTGAAGAAGTATTTGGTCATATCCTCACAGATACAAGCAATGGGCCAATCCTCATTTATCCTGTCAACCAGTCTAG gcgAGAAACTAATGTAGACATTGCGTTGTCCTTCTCAGATGGAATGACAAGACATCTATGGTGA
- the LOC130810925 gene encoding two-component response regulator 24-like, translated as MITISEIKKTASSLNMSKIVNGSGMNALIVDDNALIGNVAQKLLDSYGFATKIVENGQQAVDIFNAGNSFDVVFMDMEMPIMDGIKATKELRAMGVKSLIFGVTTSESKSDIKAFKEAGLDEYFEKPLNFVKIDSVLRRLKNYNQNM; from the exons ATGATAACTATTAGTGAAATAAAGAAGACAGCATCTT CTCTCAACATGTCCAAGATAGTTAATGGTAGTGGGATGAATGCTTTGATTGTAGATGATAATGCTTTGATAGGAAATGTTGCACAAAAGTTGCTTGATAGCTATGGATTTGCTACAAAAATTGTGGAAAATGGACAACAAGCTGTGGATATTTTCAATGCTGGGAACTCTTTTGATGTTGTCTTCATGGATATGGAAATGCCAATTATGGATGGGATTAAG gcaACTAAAGAACTTCGAGCAATGGGTGTCAAAAGCTTAATTTTTGGTGTGACAACATCTGAATCAAAGTCTGATATTAAGGCATTCAAAGAAGCTGGTTTAGATGAATATTTTGAGAAGCCATTGAATTTTGTCAAGATTGATAGTGTACTCAGGCGACTTAAGAATTACAATcaaaatatgtaa
- the LOC130813529 gene encoding cytokinin dehydrogenase 1-like: MESLEEPRFFVHIGEDPYVDALGGELWINVLYESIKYGLAPKSWTDFLYLSVGGTLSNGGISGEAFKHGPQINSSNVYQLEVVTGKGDLVNCSEKENADLFYGVLGGLGQFGIITKARISLQVAPKLVKWIKVLYSEFNLFTKDQENLIALHDTFDYIEGFVLTNVENNMTSNSSGKTLYGLEVAKFFNPHEKNITNKKIDEILGKLNYLSHTFLESQVTYVEFLDRLHVLPELMVEDRSNVANVSFPWLNLLVPKSSILTFGEEVFTHILSNITYSPLLIYPFNQSRWKDKTSMVTPEEDVIYLVSFLTSAKTYSSGLDGLQNMLTINKKILDFVNKESLGVKQYLPYHDALEEWQAHFGKRWDVFSRRKKSYDPLSILSPKQRIFQRGQIIL, encoded by the exons ATGGAATCATTGGAAGAACCAAGGTTTTTTGTTCATATAGGGGAGGATCCTTATGTGGATGCTTTGGGAGGTGAATTATGGATAAATGTGTTGTATGAGAGTATAAAATATGGGTTGGCCCCAAAATCATGGACAGATTTTTTGTATTTGTCTGTTGGGGGGACTTTATCAAATGGTGGGATTAGTGGAGAAGCATTCAAACATGGACCTCAAATTAATAGTAGTAATGTCTATCAATTGGAAGTTGTAACAG GAAAAGGAGATTTAGTGAATTGTTCAGAAAAGGAAAATGCAGACCTCTTTTATGGTGTTCTTGGAGGATTAGGGCAATTTGGTATCATCACTAAGGCCAGAATTTCTCTACAAGTGGCTCCAAAACTC GTAAAGTGGATTAAAGTATTGTACTCAGAGTTCAACTTATTTACCAAAGATCAAGAAAATCTAATAGCACTACATGATACATTTGATTATATAGAAGGATTTGTCCTAACTAATGTTGAAAATAACATGACATCCAATTCTAGTGGAAAAACTCTCTATGGCCTCGAAGTTGCCAAGTTTTTTAATCCTCATGAGAAGAACATCACAAACAAG AAAATAGATGAAATATTGGGGAAATTGAACTACCTATCTCATACATTTCTTGAGTCACAAGTAACATATGTGGAATTCCTAGATAGGCTTCATGTATTACCAGAACTAATGGTTGAAGATAGATCAAATGTAGCAAATGTAAGCTTTCCTTGGTTAAATCTTCTGGTTCCTAAGAGTAGTATACTTACTTTTGGAGAAGAGGTCTTCACTCATATTCTCTCCAACATCACCTATTCTCCCCTCCTTATTTATCCATTTAACCAATCAAG ATGGAAGGACAAGACATCAATGGTGACCCCAGAAGAAGATGTGATCTACCTTGTGTCATTTCTAACATCTGCAAAGACATATTCATCTGGATTAGATGGGTTACAGAATATGTTAACAATAAATAAGAAGATTCTAGACTTTGTTAATAAGGAAAGTCTTGGGGTTAAGCAATATTTACCCTACCATGATGCCCTAGAGGAATGGCAAGCTCATTTTGGGAAGAGATGGGATGTTTTTTCTAGAAGGAAAAAAAGCTATGACCCTTTATCTATTCTTTCCCCAAAACAAAGAATCTTTCAAAGAGGACAAATAATTTTATGA
- the LOC130815448 gene encoding cytokinin dehydrogenase 1-like isoform X1, whose product MVSCELCRQSAELVLKVVLLLLLNLADHNTNHCSYLPQATQDFTNVSAHDLVSSLKKLNLNGQFDFDNTRRVANDFGNRYHFLPMAVLSPKKVSDISSTVKHVFNKGYNSDLTVTARGHGHSLQGQSQSHGGIVISMESLDEPKMHVQTGERPYVDVSGGELWINILHETLKYGLTPKSWTDYLYLTVGGTLSNGGISGQAFRHGPQINNVHQLEVVTGKGEVVNCSKEENADLFHGVLGGLGQFGIITRARISLEPAPKMVKWIRVLYSDFNLFTMEQEKLISSDNSFDYIEGFVIINRTGLVNNWRSTFSPKDPLQASQFISEGKTLYCLEMAKYFNSEDANIINQKTEFLLSKLNYIPHTLFQSEASYGDFLNRVHLSEIKLRAKGLWDVPHPWLNLLVPKSKIHSFSEEVFGHILTDTSNGPILIYPVNQSRWNDKTSMVTPEEDVFYLVAFLSSAIPSSSGSDGLENILTKNKHILDFCEMKKLGIKQYLPHYDTQERWQTHFGTRWDDFARRKLNYDPLAILTPGQRIFRKGRSIS is encoded by the exons ATGGTGTCATGTGAGCTATGTAGACAAAGTGCAGAACTAGTGCTAAAAGTTGTCCTACTTCTCTTGCTCAACTTAGCTGATCATAACACCAACCACTGTTCTTACCTTCCTCAAGCCACTCAAGATTTCACAAACGTAAGTGCACATGATCTAGTATCATCACTTAAAAAGTTGAATCTAAATGGTCAATTTGATTTTGACAACACCCGTCGTGTAGCAAATGATTTTGGCAACAGATACCATTTCCTTCCAATGGCAGTTCTGTCCCCAAAAAAAGTATCAGACATCTCTTCTACTGTTAAACATGTCTTCAATAAGGGTTATAACTCAGACCTCACGGTTACAGCAAGAGGCCATGGTCACTCACTTCAAGGGCAATCACAAAGTCATGGTGGCATAGTCATCAGCATGGAATCATTAGATGAACCAAAAATGCATGTTCAAACAGGGGAGCGCCCCTATGTTGATGTTTCTGGAGGTGAATTGTGGATAAACATTCTGCATGAGACACTAAAATACGGATTAACACCTAAGTCATGGACCGACTACCTATATTTAACCGTCGGAGGGACCCTGTCAAACGGCGGGATTAGTGGACAGGCGTTCAGACATGGACCTCAAATAAATAATGTTCACCAGCTGGAAGTTGTCACTG GAAAGGGAGAAGTAGTGAACTGCTCAAAAGAAGAGAACGCTGATCTCTTTCATGGTGTTCTTGGGGGATTAGGACAGTTTGGCATCATTACCAGAGCAAGAATTTCTCTAGAGCCAGCTCCAAAAATG GTGAAATGGATTAGAGTGCTTTACTCAGATTTCAACTTATTCACCATGGAACAGGAAAAGCTAATATCATCAGATAATTCCTTTGATTATATTGAAGGTTTTGTCATAATAAACAGGACAGGTCTTGTTAACAACTGGAGATCTACTTTTAGCCCCAAAGACCCCCTTCAAGCTAGTCAGTTCATCTCTGAAGGAAAAACTCTATACTGCCTCGAAATGGCGAAGTACTTTAACTCTGAAGATGCGAACATTATAAATCAG AAAACAGAATTTTTGTTGTCCAAATTAAACTACATCCCTCACACACTTTTCCAGTCAGAAGCATCATACGGGGACTTCCTAAACAGAGTTCACCTATCAGAAATAAAGCTCCGAGCAAAAGGACTGTGGGATGTTCCTCATCCCTGGTTAAATCTTCTTGTTCCCAAGAGTAAGATACACAGTTTTTCTGAAGAAGTATTTGGTCATATCCTCACAGATACAAGCAATGGGCCAATCCTCATTTATCCTGTCAACCAGTCTAG ATGGAATGACAAGACATCTATGGTGACCCCAGAGGAAGATGTTTTCTACCTTGTTGCATTTCTGTCATCTGCAATACCATCTTCATCTGGATCAGACggtttagaaaatattttaacaaaaaacaAACATATACTAGATTTCTGTGAGATGAAAAAGCTCGGGATTAAGCAATATCTTCCACATTACGACACTCAGGAAAGATGGCAAACTCATTTTGGGACTAGATGGGATGATTTTGCACGACGGAAACTCAACTATGACCCTCTAGCAATCCTCACACCAGGACAAAGGATTTTCCGTAAAGGAAGATCCATTTCGTGA
- the LOC130813528 gene encoding uncharacterized protein LOC130813528, with protein sequence MTPPAISVDSNFNFNPQSEKNCPSISSTDDCSFSTGCSTSFSSSMGRGSSTRTKPRLVKQRKSSKSFSSATAFGANPFQSVSSQNCSNGNTNRYENLGFVFGAPNSNNNNIKNNSDSKVDDSGDDSCNVAATLFGFRANGKNIDSINNLQREDFSFSSENVMKTQTNKKSSIDGFSDLKYGVNGADFKLVDELEKLNIRNTETIGRNSGEHNGDGLSNGDELKGGERLFVFKTGGKSVRSVIDENVTNLNGNVDGVSDDVFVFGGGGKFSNAGESCCPAENGGARVKEDVLFPSFSFSTFKAEVGNSKPHGCSSSTERKVDCSASCLPNELELPFSEFKLPQFDAPISFSANLTAGLGRKSEFDSRCRGRKDKHVKKAKGKSKPSKLTKLQSVQTPISAEGVTQGQDAPECYSPMDFSPYEDTASSTNVPLSGHHETDQIKETNGISSAVPIETQLNDFGAGISSKMNSHGGDAAQFAFCSVKESRDEEKLKFTSPTASLNHVSSQKRLQRRKYRMKPASISSGASKVRGSSLDGTSHINQKHGTVAGDELGYEAYSAAEKACEKWRRRGNEAYEKGELSKAEDFYTWGVNCVSLGNGSAVAFSPLVRCYSNRAATRMALGRVREAIRDCLMAVELDPSFFRAQIRAANCHLQLGEVEDAIQCFEKCMGSGNVCLDRQLIISASDGIQKAQKVMECTSRCAEVLKQRTSEAAVDALKCIDEAMSISIYSEKLLELRAQALCMLARHEEAIALCQKTLDFAEKNFMAVTPENYEVDESSTDVRMWRYCTLSKCHFHLGNLEAACDLLEKQELRNKTQESSDPLAVTIHELLKQKSAGNAAFRSGKHVEAVEHYTAAIYGSMESRPFAAICVCNRAAAHQAMGQVTDAISDCSLAIALDETYAKAVSRRATLHEMIRDYKQAASDLQRLLSLLQKQSKEKSKQSGSGSGKEIRQVQQRLSMMDEEAKKEIPLDFYLILGTKKSDIVPEIKKAYRKAALKHHPDKAAQSLVKSGENGEEGRHWKDIADLVYKDADRLFKMIGEAYAVLSDPTKREEYDYEEDMRKALKECSNIRTNSRRYSEHRDQGYYPFERSSNRRSWQDSFRTYGHSHRR encoded by the exons ATGACTCCACCGGCGATTTCAGTAGAttccaatttcaatttcaatccCCAAAGTGAAAAAAATTGTCCTTCGATTAGTTCTACTGATGATTGTAGCTTTAGTACTGGTTGTTCTACTTCATTCTCATCTTCGATGGGCCGGGGTTCTTCGACCCGAACTAAGCCCAGGCTTGTTAAGCAGAGGAAGAGCTCCAAATCATTTTCGTCGGCTACCGCTTTTGGGGCTAATCCATTTCAATCTGTAAGTTCCCAGAACTGTTCTAACGGTAATACTAATCGATATGAAAATCTGGGTTTTGTATTTGGAGCTCCTAAttcgaataataataatattaaaaataatagtgatTCTAAAGTTGATGATAGTGGTGATGATAGTTGTAATGTAGCTGCCACTCTTTTTGGGTTCAGAGCTAATGGAAAAAATATCGattcaataaataatttgcAACGTGAAGATTTTAGCTTTAGTAGTGAAAATGTAATGAAGACACAAACTAATAAGAAAAGTAGTATTGATGGTTTTAGTGATTTGAAATATGGTGTAAATGGGGCGGATTTTAAGCTTGTTGATGAGCTGGAGAAGTTGAATATTCGAAATACCGAAACTATTGGAAGGAATTCTGGTGAACATAACGGTGATGGATTGAGTAACGGGGATGAATTGAAAGGTGGGGAGAGGTTATTCGTGTTCAAAACTGGTGGAAAGTCGGTGCGATCAGTAATTGATGAGAATGTTACCAATTTGAATGGTAATGTGGATGGTGTTAGTGATGATGTTTTTGTGTTTGGAGGTGGTGGGAAATTTTCGAATGCAGGTGAATCTTGTTGTCCGGCTGAAAATGGCGGAGCAAGAGTAAAAGAAGATGTGCTTTttccttctttctctttttcaaCCTTTAAGGCTGAAGTAGGTAATTCGAAACCTCATGGATGCTCGTCTTCAACCGAGAGGAAGGTAGATTGTAGTGCTTCATGTTTGCCCAATGAGCTTGAGTTGCCTTTTTCAGAGTTTAAATTACCTCAATTTGATGCACCTATATCCTTCTCAGCAAATTTGACTGCCGGGTTAGGTAGAAAATCAGAGTTCGATTCAAGGTGTCGAGGTAGGAAAGACAAACATGTAAAGAAAGCAAAGGGTAAGTCGAAACCTTCAAAACTCACTAAGCTGCAATCTGTACAAACCCCTATATCTGCTGAAGGTGTTACTCAAGGCCAAGATGCGCCTGAATGTTATTCGCCCATGGATTTTTCTCCATATGAGGACACTGCTTCAAGTACTAATGTGCCTCTTAGTGGCCATCATGAAACCGATCAAATTAAGGAAACAAATGGTATTTCATCTGCTGTGCCAATAGAAACACAACTGAATGATTTTGGTGCTGGCATTAGCTCAAAAATGAATAGTCATGGTGGCGATGCAGCACAGTTTGCTTTCTGTTCCGTTAAGGAAAGTAGAGATGAAGAGAAGTTAAAGTTCACTTCACCAACTGCTTCTCTGAATCATGTTTCATCTCAGAAGCGCTTACAGAGGAGAAAATATCGTATGAAACCTGCTTCTATATCTAGTGGTGCATCTAAGGTCCGGGGTTCTTCCTTGGATGGTACTTCTCatatcaatcaaaagcatggaACTGTAGCAGGTGACGAGCTGGGGTATGAAGCTTACAGTGCTGCAGAAAAAGCTTGTGAGAAGTGGCGAAGGAG GGGAAATGAAGCCTATGAAAAGGGGGAGCTCTCCAAAGCAGAAGACTTCTACACATGGGGGGTGAATTGCGTTTCTCTAGGGAATGGATCAGCTGTTGCCTTTAGCCCCCTTGTTCGTTGTTACAGTAACCGTGCTGCAACACGGATGGCTCTTGGTCGAGTGCGTGAAGCAATAAGAGATTGCCTTATGGCAGTTGAGCTTGATCCCTCTTTCTTTAGGGCACAGATAAGAGCGGCAAA TTGTCATCTTCAGCTTGGAGAGGTGGAGGATGCCATTCAATGCTTTGAGAAGTGTATGGGCTCTGGTAATGTTTGCCTTGATAGACAACTCATCATTTCAGCCTCTGATGGGATCCAAAAGGCTCAG AAAGTGATGGAGTGCACCAGTCGTTGTGCTGAAGTTTTGAAACAAAGGACATCTGAAGCTGCTGTTGATGCCTTAAAGTGTATTGATGAAGCAATGTCGATAAGTATATATTCTGAGAAACTACTTGAACTGAGAGCTCAGGCACTTTGCATG CTAGCTAGGCATGAAGAAGCAATAGCATTGTGCCAGAAGACACTTGATTTTGCTGAAAAGAACTTTATGGCTGTAACGCCTGAAAACTATGAGGTTGATGAATCTTCTACGGATGTACGAATGTGGAGATACTGTACGTTATCAAAGTGCCACTTTCATCTTGGAAATCTTGAGGCAGCTTGTGATCTTCTAGAGAAGCAAGA GCTCCGGAACAAAACACAGGAATCATCTGACCCGTTAGCTGTTACTATACATGAGCTGCTAAAGCAGAAG AGTGCTGGTAATGCTGCATTTCGCTCTGGAAAACATGTGGAGGCAGTTGAGCATTATACTGCTGCTATATATGGTAGTATGGAATCTCGCCCATTCGCAGCTATCTGTGTTTGCAATCGTGCGGCTGCTCACCAAGCTATGGGCCAAGTCACTGATGCGATCTCAGATTGCAGCTTGGCAATTGCCCTCGATGAAACTTATGCCAAG GCAGTTTCTAGAAGAGCAACTTTGCATGAGATGATTAGAGACTACAAACAAGCTGCCTCTGACCTCCAGAGACTGTTATCTCTTCTTCAGAAACAATCTAAGGAAAAATCTAAACAATCTGGATCTGGAAGTGGGAAGGAGATTAGGCAAGTACAGCAGCGGCTGTCTATGATGGACGAAGAAGCTAAAAAGGAGATTCCATTGGATTTTTACCTCATTTT GGGAACTAAAAAATCCGATATAGTACCTGAAATTAAGAAGGCTTACAGGAAGGCAGCACTTAAACATCACCCTGACAAG GCTGCTCAGTCCCTAGTAAAGAGTGGAGAAAATGGTGAAGAAGGGCGTCACTGGAAGGATATTGCGGATTTAGTGTACAAGGATGCAGATAGGCTGTTTAAAATGATTGGTGAGGCCTATGCCGTGCTTTCAGATCCTACCAAG CGTGAAGAGTATGATTATGAAGAGGATATGAGGAAGGCACTCAAGGAGTGTAGTAATATTCGAACCAATTCCAGGAGATATTCTGAACACCGTGATCAAGGTTATTATCCATTCGAAAGGAGCAGCAACAGGCGTTCATGGCAAGATAGTTTCAGAACTTATGGTCACTCACACAGAAGATAA
- the LOC130815459 gene encoding uncharacterized protein LOC130815459 isoform X1 translates to MLPCSTLRSLRHYHQCVIESMDDKGAAIKTDNSRSRGTESERTQGDAVFELGSHAAKDNAQFSMTDSQSVGDIARKEAPKHCDDPSMEVNMDATIDPDDVIRAGGFGARDDINSFLPIASDSTDFEASLLDAREYEEPQGELRRPGLGWMEDRLSQ, encoded by the exons ATGCTACCTTGTTCTACTCTACGAag CTTGCGACACTATCACCAGTGTGTGATTGAATCAATGGATGATAAAGGAGCTGCAATTAAAACTG ACAATTCTAGGAGCAGAGGAACAGAATCTGAGAGGACTCAAGGTGATGCTGTTTTTGAGCTGGGCTCACATGCTGCTAAAGATAATGCTCAATTCTCTATGACAGATTCTCAATCTGTAGGAGATATTGCACGAAAGGAAGCACCTAAACATTGTGATGATCCCTCAATGGAGGTAAATATGGATGCTACTATCGATCCTGATGATGTGATACGAGCTGGAGGTTTTGGTGCTAGAGATGATATAAATAGTTTTCTTCCTATTGCAAGTGACTCAACTGACTTTGAAGCTTCATTGCTTGATGCGCGTGAGTATGAAGAGCCCCAGGGTGAGCTACGCCGACCAGGCCTTGGCTGGATGGAAGATAGACTCTCACAGTGA
- the LOC130815459 gene encoding uncharacterized protein LOC130815459 isoform X2 gives MLPCSTLRSLRHYHQCVIESMDDKGAAIKTDNSRSRGTESERTQGDAVFELGSHAAKDNAQFSMTDSQSVGDIARKEAPKHCDDPSME, from the exons ATGCTACCTTGTTCTACTCTACGAag CTTGCGACACTATCACCAGTGTGTGATTGAATCAATGGATGATAAAGGAGCTGCAATTAAAACTG ACAATTCTAGGAGCAGAGGAACAGAATCTGAGAGGACTCAAGGTGATGCTGTTTTTGAGCTGGGCTCACATGCTGCTAAAGATAATGCTCAATTCTCTATGACAGATTCTCAATCTGTAGGAGATATTGCACGAAAGGAAGCACCTAAACATTGTGATGATCCCTCAATGGAG TGA